The Nostoc sp. UHCC 0302 genome includes a window with the following:
- a CDS encoding ParM/StbA family protein has protein sequence MSNIHTLQRIFPAGFDNGYGSLKLLVDGFEVVRVPSYISTADMEDVPGRVIFNGNAYTVGESAFRTGHHFDRNTDSNENKINNALLTLLGALAHLPHRKAWHLKLVVSLHDVGLAEELQQILNGEYQPILAGKQSDVKIEVLKVVPEGMGALFGQQLPPKLTVLDFGNGTTLYSRYSKGKREVHTPFPAGVEVLIEDIAQKMKYLNGGKIGDAAKIRYCLEMGHTKYSRDIDIRDVYGACLKDWYEKYLKKPVNMTLDAKHTGDEIWAIGGGCLLPGFRKLLEKNGFKIRENPVEANANGLLEMAKAILSKNTVPALK, from the coding sequence ATGTCGAACATTCACACGTTGCAAAGAATATTTCCTGCTGGCTTCGATAATGGCTACGGGAGTCTAAAACTTTTAGTCGATGGCTTTGAAGTCGTTCGTGTCCCCAGCTATATTTCTACGGCAGACATGGAAGATGTCCCCGGACGAGTAATTTTTAACGGTAATGCTTACACTGTTGGGGAATCCGCTTTCCGTACAGGACATCATTTTGACCGCAACACAGATAGCAATGAAAATAAAATCAACAATGCGCTGTTGACATTGTTAGGTGCATTGGCGCATCTACCACACCGTAAGGCTTGGCATCTCAAGTTAGTCGTCAGCTTACATGATGTTGGTTTAGCAGAGGAGTTGCAACAAATCCTAAACGGAGAATACCAGCCAATCCTTGCTGGCAAACAATCCGACGTGAAGATAGAAGTTCTCAAAGTTGTACCAGAGGGAATGGGTGCATTGTTTGGGCAGCAACTCCCGCCAAAACTAACCGTTTTGGATTTTGGCAATGGAACAACTCTCTATTCTCGTTATAGCAAAGGAAAGCGAGAAGTACATACCCCCTTCCCCGCAGGCGTTGAAGTTCTCATCGAAGATATTGCCCAAAAAATGAAATATTTAAATGGGGGGAAGATTGGGGACGCGGCCAAAATTCGATATTGTCTGGAAATGGGGCATACCAAGTACAGCCGTGACATCGATATTAGAGATGTTTACGGCGCTTGCCTCAAAGATTGGTACGAAAAATATTTAAAGAAACCAGTGAACATGACACTTGATGCCAAGCACACGGGAGATGAGATTTGGGCAATTGGTGGAGGCTGCCTGTTACCTGGATTTAGGAAGCTACTAGAGAAGAACGGGTTCAAAATACGGGAAAACCCGGTGGAAGCTAATGCGAATGGGCTTTTAGAAATGGCAAAAGCCATCCTGAGTAAAAATACAGTTCCTGCTCTCAAGTAA
- a CDS encoding IS1634 family transposase has protein sequence MDYQKKEIEIKNLDHLGIVAGLIDEIGIVEIINSKLGIDVREKISSGILVKAILLNGLGFVSRPLYLFSQFFDDKGIEILLGKDIKNDYINDDKIGRVMDKLYKYGLNNLFIEIGLSIIKKFKIDTKYSHLDATSFHLHGKYNSEDNQEKESEIIRERPIIITKGYSRDHRPDLKQCVLDLIMSSDGDIPLLMRAGDGNEADKAVFGKILAEFKKQIVFDSIMVCDSALYSQENLKLIEHLKWISRVPMTIKKAQELVQSVEIEEINLEEIERRTALNLDGYKWKSEIVIYGSIKQTWLIVESQKRKDSDLDKLDKKLKKEKAQVEKLLKELKKENFETPEQARYKLKVINKKLRLFEIKEVKLIESKTKDNKTIYKMSGLGNEKPEEIEIQRKSAGRFILATNLVDDEKLEPSEIIRNYKNQQSCERGFRFLKDPLFFADSFFVENPERIETMLFLMSLCLLVYNLGQRELRNSLKRIKIGIKNQLGKLTLSPTLRWVFQCFQGIHLLILNGVNQIINLTSERHFILNCLPSSCKKYYLLS, from the coding sequence ATGGATTATCAAAAAAAAGAAATTGAGATTAAAAACTTAGATCACTTAGGAATAGTAGCTGGGCTAATTGATGAAATAGGAATAGTTGAAATAATCAACTCCAAATTAGGAATAGATGTTCGGGAAAAAATTTCATCAGGAATATTAGTAAAAGCTATTTTGCTCAACGGATTAGGATTTGTCTCAAGACCTTTATATTTATTTAGCCAATTTTTTGATGATAAAGGAATAGAAATATTATTGGGAAAAGATATAAAGAATGATTATATAAATGATGATAAAATTGGAAGAGTCATGGATAAACTATATAAATATGGATTGAATAACCTGTTTATAGAAATTGGATTATCAATAATTAAAAAATTCAAAATAGATACAAAATACTCACATCTGGATGCGACATCATTTCATCTACATGGAAAATATAATAGTGAAGATAATCAGGAAAAAGAATCAGAAATAATTAGAGAAAGACCAATAATTATAACCAAAGGATATTCTCGCGATCATAGACCAGATTTGAAACAATGTGTTTTAGATTTAATAATGAGTAGTGATGGAGACATCCCATTATTAATGAGAGCGGGAGATGGTAATGAAGCGGATAAAGCCGTATTTGGGAAAATCTTAGCAGAATTTAAAAAGCAAATAGTTTTTGACAGTATTATGGTCTGCGACAGCGCATTATATAGCCAAGAAAATCTCAAATTAATTGAACATTTAAAATGGATAAGTAGAGTACCAATGACAATTAAAAAAGCACAAGAGTTAGTTCAGTCTGTAGAGATAGAAGAGATAAATCTAGAAGAAATAGAGAGAAGAACAGCCCTAAATTTAGACGGGTATAAGTGGAAATCAGAAATAGTAATTTATGGTAGTATTAAACAAACTTGGCTAATAGTAGAAAGCCAAAAAAGAAAAGATAGTGATTTAGACAAGCTAGATAAAAAGCTAAAGAAAGAAAAAGCTCAAGTTGAAAAGCTGCTTAAAGAATTAAAAAAAGAAAATTTTGAGACTCCGGAGCAAGCCCGATATAAACTAAAAGTCATCAACAAAAAATTGAGATTATTTGAAATTAAAGAAGTTAAACTTATCGAGAGTAAAACAAAAGATAATAAGACTATTTACAAAATGTCAGGACTGGGCAATGAAAAACCAGAAGAAATAGAAATACAAAGAAAATCAGCCGGAAGATTTATTTTGGCTACTAATTTAGTTGATGATGAAAAATTAGAACCATCAGAAATTATTAGAAATTATAAAAATCAACAGTCCTGTGAGAGAGGATTTAGATTTTTGAAAGACCCTCTATTTTTTGCTGATAGTTTTTTTGTTGAAAACCCTGAGAGAATAGAGACGATGTTATTTTTAATGTCTCTGTGCTTGTTAGTTTACAATCTCGGTCAGAGGGAACTGAGGAATAGCTTAAAAAGAATTAAAATCGGAATCAAAAATCAATTAGGAAAGTTAACCTTATCTCCTACGTTAAGATGGGTATTTCAATGTTTCCAGGGAATTCATCTTTTGATTTTAAATGGGGTTAATCAAATTATTAATTTAACGTCAGAACGCCATTTTATTTTAAATTGTCTGCCATCGTCTTGCAAAAAATATTATCTGCTTTCTTAA
- a CDS encoding MBL fold metallo-hydrolase, translating to MIHEFSQPQVQLEDSQSDLLRVTPLGAARSIGASCFRVEIGNYEIVLDAGTRPKGSQPLPAFEHLKNPNLILITHAHSDHIGALPVLHSLFPACPMICTPGTREIAQVMLSDCLKVQQRNEDFQPLFDETELRETLFRLETQPIGVEFEPLPGLKVKFINAGHIVGAACIYLQYGNRTILYTGDYNVANSRTTEGLQLHDLPTADVLITEATYGASIHPNRKQQETELVQAVLEIVKSGGNVLIPAFALGRAQEIILALKTSAKFSQTNIPIYIDGLVRAITDVFSEHLNFLPKAVQNLATIGRTPPFIDGVRVIPITEPEERPLALAKPSVIIASSGMLTGGASVYYAQTLLERENAAIFISGYTDEESPGRLLQEMQTGETVTIDEKDYTVKAQIRKFNLSAHTDRVGIGQVIAKVAPRHLILVHGSFSALNDLARTDLQKHYIIHIPRVGESVEYGVMPTFISEATQIELNKPKVIELEIVSEHDGAWIRVPRDVVDSDPRWQALSTVGNIRAKWNNSSLILMPLRPQFLALDKAKESLNDCCAKCQFLQDELCCSQQSPLYGFTVDPQGICPEFTKA from the coding sequence TTGATTCATGAATTCTCACAACCACAAGTCCAGCTAGAAGATAGCCAGTCAGATTTGTTAAGGGTAACGCCGTTGGGAGCAGCGCGTTCAATTGGAGCAAGCTGTTTTCGAGTCGAGATCGGTAATTATGAAATTGTCTTAGATGCAGGCACTCGTCCCAAGGGGAGTCAACCCTTACCCGCCTTTGAACATTTAAAAAACCCAAATCTGATTCTAATAACTCACGCGCACTCAGATCACATCGGCGCACTGCCAGTATTACATTCATTGTTTCCGGCTTGTCCCATGATCTGTACCCCTGGCACACGAGAAATTGCCCAAGTTATGTTATCAGATTGTTTGAAAGTACAGCAGCGGAATGAGGATTTTCAACCCCTATTTGATGAAACTGAACTTAGGGAAACGCTTTTTCGCTTAGAAACTCAACCAATAGGTGTGGAGTTTGAACCACTGCCGGGACTCAAAGTAAAATTCATTAACGCTGGTCACATCGTCGGAGCAGCTTGCATATACCTTCAATACGGTAATCGCACGATTTTATATACGGGTGACTATAATGTAGCCAACAGTCGGACAACAGAAGGATTACAACTTCATGATTTACCAACTGCTGATGTTTTGATTACTGAAGCTACATACGGCGCTAGCATTCATCCCAACCGCAAGCAGCAAGAAACAGAACTCGTGCAAGCAGTTTTAGAAATAGTCAAAAGCGGTGGGAATGTTCTGATTCCAGCTTTTGCCTTGGGTCGCGCTCAAGAAATTATTCTCGCTCTCAAAACCAGCGCCAAATTCTCACAAACTAATATTCCGATCTATATTGATGGTTTAGTCAGAGCGATTACTGATGTCTTTAGTGAACACCTTAATTTCCTGCCGAAAGCTGTGCAAAACTTGGCGACTATCGGTCGAACACCACCATTTATTGATGGGGTAAGAGTAATACCAATAACCGAACCAGAAGAACGCCCACTAGCTCTTGCTAAACCGAGTGTAATTATTGCCTCTAGTGGTATGCTCACTGGTGGCGCTTCAGTCTACTATGCACAAACACTACTAGAGAGAGAAAACGCTGCAATATTTATTAGTGGCTACACAGATGAGGAATCGCCTGGGCGATTACTGCAAGAGATGCAGACTGGAGAAACAGTCACAATTGATGAGAAAGACTATACAGTAAAAGCGCAAATCCGTAAGTTTAATCTCTCCGCACATACAGACCGGGTAGGCATTGGACAGGTAATTGCTAAAGTTGCACCACGTCACCTGATTTTAGTTCACGGCAGTTTCTCTGCTCTTAATGACTTAGCACGCACCGATTTGCAAAAACATTACATTATTCATATTCCTCGTGTTGGCGAGTCAGTAGAATATGGTGTAATGCCAACTTTCATTAGCGAAGCGACTCAAATAGAACTCAATAAGCCAAAAGTTATAGAGTTAGAAATTGTTAGTGAGCATGATGGTGCTTGGATTCGAGTCCCAAGAGATGTTGTAGACAGTGACCCCAGGTGGCAAGCACTCTCAACTGTTGGAAATATTCGTGCTAAATGGAACAATTCCTCATTGATTTTGATGCCTCTACGACCCCAATTTTTAGCACTTGATAAAGCAAAGGAATCTCTTAATGATTGCTGCGCCAAGTGTCAGTTTTTACAAGATGAATTATGTTGCTCACAGCAAAGTCCACTATATGGATTTACAGTTGATCCACAGGGAATATGCCCGGAATTTACTAAAGCCTAA
- a CDS encoding tetratricopeptide repeat protein: MDTVNLSEAQVFYHQGLEYLKTGNIEAAIPCFEQALLFNPNYAEVHNTIGIIQFQIGKYEGAIQMFDSALAMNPNLAEAYNNRGLARLKICQKSEFSLVVEDYNQAIAMNPNLVEAYLNRADVYKNYIGDLQAAMEDFDKVISLEPNRTEPYINKANIHFLSGELPESLAELEKALLLNPNCPEAYCGRGTVKFHLGDEEPAKKDLFRAFDLYEAQENIAYCIFTRSLIMQLFPNYEVYKDLFGFESRMAEKTLSHSN, translated from the coding sequence ATGGACACAGTTAATTTGTCAGAAGCGCAAGTTTTTTATCATCAAGGTTTAGAATATCTCAAAACGGGGAATATAGAGGCAGCAATTCCATGTTTCGAGCAAGCATTACTATTTAATCCTAATTATGCTGAAGTTCACAATACGATAGGAATAATTCAGTTTCAAATTGGGAAGTATGAAGGTGCGATTCAAATGTTTGACAGCGCATTAGCTATGAACCCAAATTTAGCAGAGGCATATAATAACAGGGGTTTAGCTCGATTAAAAATTTGTCAAAAATCGGAATTTTCTCTTGTTGTTGAAGACTATAATCAAGCGATTGCAATGAATCCAAATTTAGTTGAAGCTTATCTTAATCGGGCTGATGTCTATAAAAATTATATTGGTGATTTACAAGCGGCAATGGAGGATTTTGACAAAGTAATATCACTTGAGCCTAACCGTACAGAACCCTACATAAACAAAGCAAATATTCATTTTTTGTCGGGAGAATTGCCAGAATCACTCGCAGAGTTAGAAAAAGCATTACTTCTCAATCCTAATTGTCCAGAAGCTTATTGCGGTAGAGGAACAGTCAAGTTTCATTTAGGCGATGAGGAGCCAGCCAAAAAAGATTTATTTCGTGCTTTCGATTTATATGAAGCTCAAGAAAATATAGCATACTGTATTTTCACGAGAAGTTTAATTATGCAACTTTTTCCAAATTATGAAGTATATAAGGACTTGTTTGGCTTTGAAAGCAGGATGGCAGAGAAAACATTAAGCCACTCTAATTAA
- a CDS encoding ATP-binding cassette domain-containing protein, whose product MEIRRDSNRARAGLRLDAIDLRKNSHPILASTTLLNEISLSFLPNEFIVIAGVSGGGKSTLMDALNGQRPAKGKVFVNGVDLYKNYDSFKNLIGYVPQDDIVHLDLTVWEALIFAAQLRVPFLSISKQQQWVEIILQQLHLLERKNVPIKQLSGGQRKRVSIGVELLSNPSLFFLDEATSGLDPGTELQIMSLLRSLADVSSTVVLITHATKNVAIADQVIFLAKGGRLAYVGPPKLALNYFGVQDFDAIYHKVEHQLSAQQWEERFKSSGYYKKFISERLQSLPQQNQAPTPVKPNLREQLVVLCQRNLSILLKNKLSLALMLLGAPILGSLNFLLWKPDLFSSKTGNAGQAISMLFVVVVMAIMSGSLAMMPEIAKERPIYKRERSVGLGLAPYLMSKLVLAFVLALYQSLVLLYLMLSAVDVTGADTNTGAMYFTLFLASFGSMLLGLIVSALAPNPSVAPLMILIVLVFQIVFGGGIQPTENLNGNPNAKALSQLILSKYSFENLVLLSKMGADVADDFCWQKSETQRKKLPALLIAQCNCYNKNVFTKCKFPGLGKIKRTSSLNNDLLKANLLIQSILDGYERVFYTDVSQNNWNLIYLIGGMISILFITLFLKG is encoded by the coding sequence ATGGAGATTCGTAGAGATTCAAATCGAGCAAGAGCAGGACTCAGGCTAGATGCCATAGACTTGCGAAAAAATAGCCACCCTATACTCGCCTCAACAACATTACTTAATGAAATCTCGCTGTCGTTTTTGCCTAACGAGTTCATTGTGATTGCTGGGGTGAGTGGTGGCGGGAAGTCAACTTTAATGGATGCACTCAACGGCCAACGACCCGCCAAGGGAAAAGTGTTCGTTAACGGTGTTGACCTGTACAAGAACTATGACTCATTCAAGAACCTCATCGGTTATGTTCCCCAGGACGATATAGTTCATCTTGACTTGACTGTTTGGGAAGCGTTGATTTTTGCTGCCCAGCTTCGAGTACCCTTTTTATCAATTAGCAAACAGCAGCAATGGGTAGAAATAATACTACAACAGCTGCATCTGTTGGAGCGAAAGAATGTCCCTATCAAGCAACTTAGTGGGGGTCAACGCAAACGAGTAAGCATTGGAGTGGAACTTCTCTCTAACCCCAGTTTGTTTTTCCTGGATGAGGCCACATCAGGTTTAGACCCAGGAACAGAGTTACAAATCATGTCGTTGTTGCGTTCTCTAGCAGATGTCAGCAGTACTGTAGTGCTAATTACCCATGCTACTAAGAATGTAGCGATCGCAGATCAAGTAATCTTCCTTGCTAAAGGTGGAAGGTTAGCATATGTAGGGCCGCCTAAGTTGGCGTTAAACTATTTTGGGGTACAAGATTTTGATGCAATCTATCACAAAGTAGAGCATCAACTCTCAGCGCAGCAATGGGAAGAACGGTTTAAATCATCGGGGTACTACAAGAAATTTATTAGCGAACGCCTGCAATCGCTACCACAACAGAACCAAGCGCCCACGCCAGTTAAACCCAATTTGAGAGAGCAGCTTGTGGTATTGTGCCAACGCAATCTCTCAATTCTCCTCAAAAATAAGTTGAGCTTGGCATTAATGCTGTTGGGAGCGCCAATATTAGGTTCACTCAATTTTCTACTGTGGAAACCTGACTTGTTCAGTAGCAAAACCGGGAATGCGGGGCAAGCCATTTCCATGCTGTTCGTGGTGGTGGTAATGGCGATTATGTCTGGTTCCCTGGCAATGATGCCAGAGATCGCAAAGGAAAGACCAATCTACAAAAGAGAGCGAAGTGTGGGTTTAGGACTAGCACCCTATCTTATGTCTAAGCTGGTTCTAGCATTTGTACTCGCTTTATACCAATCGTTGGTGCTACTTTATTTGATGCTATCAGCAGTTGACGTGACTGGGGCTGATACTAATACAGGAGCAATGTACTTTACCCTGTTTCTAGCATCGTTTGGCAGTATGTTGTTGGGTTTGATTGTCAGTGCGCTCGCTCCCAATCCTAGTGTCGCTCCCTTAATGATACTCATCGTTTTGGTTTTTCAAATCGTCTTTGGTGGTGGAATACAGCCGACAGAGAACCTCAATGGTAATCCCAATGCCAAGGCTCTGAGTCAATTGATACTATCAAAATACTCGTTTGAAAATTTAGTATTGCTTTCAAAAATGGGTGCAGATGTAGCCGATGACTTCTGTTGGCAGAAATCAGAAACCCAAAGGAAAAAATTACCTGCTCTCCTTATAGCCCAATGTAACTGCTACAACAAAAATGTTTTTACTAAATGCAAATTTCCTGGGCTGGGTAAGATAAAAAGAACATCATCATTGAATAATGATTTGTTAAAAGCTAACTTGTTAATTCAGAGTATTCTTGATGGATATGAAAGAGTCTTCTATACCGATGTATCTCAAAATAATTGGAATTTAATTTATTTGATTGGGGGAATGATATCGATATTGTTTATAACTCTATTTTTGAAGGGTTAG
- a CDS encoding ParM/StbA family protein, giving the protein MNKKNNSNRQTKVAITIDLGTSSQKGIAQIYPDGVPIVLAMEPEIADLGVESIEYLSNQLVQDTTVWIGIGEEYYVLGALARSMFAGTSAIRDLKYQYALPKVAAMLWLAIRRLGVKNPDIELYVHLLLPVGEASDGQTLRAKLAQNLKTGIITPTGRLKAKLRSFDVSPEGAGIMAYRSRNVNINYFQKSIGMLMLGYRNASFILSHKGNAIKSESTDLGMNWVVHQFVERTAVGLSKDDLRLISALAETTNNNFDALRFLSRKTKIEEINADVELFCRILPIVRKEYCRALWRWLRNIAQMDEILVCGGTASFIRQELTEHFDCEGIPICWNGAMELPKYLDTMGLGDRIADVWASHISHIKFLDHEFSYDRQDKPLVPDYYVQPFNSSKSDTEIWQRNGYITTSQK; this is encoded by the coding sequence ATGAATAAAAAAAATAATTCTAATAGACAAACAAAAGTTGCGATAACGATTGATTTAGGGACAAGTTCCCAGAAGGGGATAGCACAGATTTATCCAGATGGGGTTCCAATAGTTTTAGCAATGGAACCAGAAATAGCGGATTTAGGGGTAGAGTCAATAGAATATTTGTCAAATCAACTCGTACAAGATACGACGGTATGGATAGGAATTGGGGAAGAATACTATGTCCTGGGAGCATTAGCCAGAAGTATGTTTGCGGGGACATCAGCTATTAGAGATTTGAAGTATCAATATGCCTTACCGAAAGTAGCAGCTATGTTATGGTTGGCAATTCGGCGGCTGGGAGTGAAAAACCCAGATATAGAGCTATATGTACATTTGTTGTTGCCAGTGGGAGAAGCGTCGGATGGGCAAACGCTCAGAGCAAAACTAGCACAGAACTTAAAAACAGGAATAATCACGCCAACAGGGAGGTTAAAAGCAAAATTACGTAGCTTTGATGTCAGTCCAGAAGGGGCGGGGATAATGGCATATCGCAGTCGCAACGTCAACATAAACTATTTCCAAAAGAGTATAGGAATGCTGATGTTAGGCTATCGTAATGCCAGTTTTATTCTGTCCCACAAGGGGAATGCAATAAAATCTGAATCTACAGATTTAGGGATGAATTGGGTAGTGCATCAGTTTGTAGAACGTACTGCTGTTGGTTTATCAAAAGATGACTTACGCCTAATTTCAGCTTTAGCCGAAACCACGAATAACAATTTTGATGCACTGCGGTTTCTATCACGCAAAACCAAAATCGAAGAAATCAATGCTGATGTAGAGTTGTTTTGTCGGATTTTACCGATAGTTCGCAAAGAGTACTGCCGTGCTTTATGGCGCTGGTTGAGAAATATTGCCCAAATGGATGAAATCTTAGTTTGTGGTGGGACAGCATCCTTTATACGCCAAGAGCTAACCGAACATTTTGATTGTGAAGGCATCCCCATTTGTTGGAATGGCGCAATGGAACTACCTAAATATTTAGACACAATGGGATTAGGCGATAGGATCGCCGATGTTTGGGCATCCCATATTAGCCATATCAAGTTTTTGGATCATGAATTTAGCTATGACCGCCAAGACAAACCCTTAGTTCCTGATTATTATGTTCAACCATTCAATAGTTCTAAATCAGACACGGAGATTTGGCAAAGGAATGGTTATATCACTACTAGCCAAAAATAG
- the mobV gene encoding MobV family relaxase has protein sequence MAYAIARLKKLKRGNISGSASHTARERETPNADPTQKNIRFIGSLDPEEQLEDLVLAKIGDSEQRRKIRTDAVYCVELLLSASPSYFRPDCPTLAGYYEPQKLDDWLEATHQWLADEYGNRIVRAELHLDEATPHIHAYFVPIDDEGQLRCNHFFDGRQKIQQFQDSYYQTMQLIGLERGLKGSKAQHQDIKDFYRIVEEGRNLEVDELSAAQLKAKAADRDRANQRKQEMEATAKALALENEQLRRRIEQLEQDNQSIKKLTEWSTDLALDDVAWELGLNYDHDRWWGHGHIITIGGAQFTDLAPGCQFQSNGALDLVKHVNKCSQSTAIAWLGERFGEVGAERAAIAHAQKVVADIIQTQPAPQFTLPVEDKANWPAVEHYLKEKRGILSDCVQMLHNQGLVYADSKANVVFVMRDLDGNTKGAFLEGTVNKFSGYELGTIRRDSWFYFTLGKKPTDKTSNAALCESPIDAISVAMLEYHVKGIPENKTLYMAVSDPKSLPVERLRNVAHVQVAFTQTTVAQAVKKILPNSKILKCKTGDWNSQLVNFSRQLQQRHLQQNQEELEL, from the coding sequence ATGGCATACGCGATCGCGCGATTAAAAAAATTAAAGCGGGGTAACATATCAGGGAGTGCATCTCACACCGCACGAGAAAGAGAAACCCCTAATGCAGATCCCACTCAAAAAAATATTCGGTTCATCGGTAGTCTTGACCCAGAGGAACAACTAGAGGATTTAGTCTTAGCCAAGATAGGGGACTCGGAGCAGAGGCGAAAGATTCGCACTGATGCGGTGTACTGTGTAGAGCTACTGTTGAGTGCCTCGCCTAGCTACTTCCGTCCCGACTGTCCCACACTCGCTGGTTATTATGAACCACAAAAGTTAGATGATTGGCTAGAAGCGACTCACCAGTGGTTAGCGGATGAATATGGCAATCGCATTGTGAGAGCCGAGTTACACCTGGATGAAGCCACACCCCACATTCACGCTTACTTTGTGCCGATTGATGATGAGGGACAGCTACGGTGCAATCATTTCTTTGACGGGCGGCAGAAAATCCAACAATTTCAGGATTCGTACTACCAGACAATGCAGCTAATTGGACTAGAGCGGGGTTTAAAAGGTAGTAAAGCGCAGCACCAGGACATCAAGGACTTTTACCGCATTGTGGAGGAGGGGCGCAACTTAGAAGTTGATGAACTGAGTGCAGCGCAATTGAAAGCTAAAGCAGCTGACCGAGACAGAGCCAATCAGCGTAAACAGGAAATGGAAGCTACAGCCAAAGCTCTAGCACTTGAAAATGAACAGTTACGGCGGCGGATAGAGCAATTGGAGCAAGATAATCAATCAATAAAAAAACTTACCGAATGGTCAACTGATTTAGCTTTAGATGATGTTGCTTGGGAGTTAGGGTTAAATTATGATCATGACCGATGGTGGGGTCACGGACACATCATTACTATCGGTGGCGCTCAATTCACTGACCTTGCTCCTGGTTGCCAATTTCAAAGTAATGGGGCGCTCGATTTGGTGAAGCACGTTAACAAGTGCAGTCAATCAACAGCGATCGCATGGCTGGGGGAGAGATTTGGTGAAGTCGGCGCAGAACGTGCAGCGATCGCTCACGCTCAAAAAGTTGTGGCTGACATTATTCAAACTCAACCAGCACCCCAATTCACCCTACCCGTTGAGGATAAAGCTAACTGGCCAGCCGTTGAACATTACCTCAAAGAGAAGCGAGGCATACTCTCTGATTGCGTACAAATGTTACATAACCAGGGGCTAGTTTATGCCGACTCAAAAGCAAATGTTGTGTTTGTAATGCGGGATCTCGACGGAAATACCAAAGGGGCCTTTTTAGAAGGGACAGTTAATAAATTTTCTGGTTATGAGTTAGGTACAATTCGTCGTGATAGCTGGTTTTACTTTACTTTGGGGAAAAAGCCTACTGATAAAACTAGCAATGCTGCGCTGTGTGAGTCTCCCATCGATGCTATCTCAGTAGCCATGCTGGAATATCACGTTAAAGGAATACCAGAGAACAAAACGCTTTATATGGCAGTGTCCGACCCAAAAAGTCTACCTGTCGAAAGATTACGTAATGTTGCCCATGTACAAGTGGCTTTTACCCAAACAACTGTGGCACAAGCTGTTAAAAAAATACTGCCAAACTCGAAAATACTCAAGTGCAAAACTGGGGATTGGAATAGCCAATTAGTCAATTTCTCCCGTCAATTACAACAACGACACTTACAACAAAACCAAGAGGAACTAGAGCTATAG